One stretch of Papaver somniferum cultivar HN1 unplaced genomic scaffold, ASM357369v1 unplaced-scaffold_154, whole genome shotgun sequence DNA includes these proteins:
- the LOC113336660 gene encoding 40S ribosomal protein S16-like, giving the protein MAAPTESVQCFGRKKTAVAVTHCKKGRGLIKINGSPIELVEPEILRFKAYEPILILGRQRFAGVDMRIRVRGGGHTSQIYAIRQSIAKALVAYYQKYVDEQQKKEIKDILVRYDRTLLVADPRRCEPKKFGGRGARSRFQKSYR; this is encoded by the coding sequence ATGGCGGCACCAACCGAGTCAGTCCAGTGCTTCGGGCGTAAGAAGACAGCAGTAGCTGTAACTCACTGCAAGAAAGGTCGTGGTTTAATCAAGATCAATGGAAGTCCAATCGAGTTGGTTGAACCAGAGATTCTTCGATTCAAAGCTTATGAACCGATTCTCATATTAGGTCGTCAGAGATTTGCTGGTGTTGAtatgagaattagggttcgtgGTGGTGGTCATACTTCACAGATTTATGCTATTCGTCAGAGTATTGCTAAAGCATTAGTTGCTTATTATCAGAAGTATGTTGATGAACAACAAAAGAAAGAGATCAAAGATATACTTGTCAGGTATGATCGTACTCTCCTTGTTGCTGATCCAAGACGCTGTGAACCTAAGAAGTTTGGTGGTCGTGGTGCTCGTTCCAGGTTTCAGAAGTCTTACCGTTGA